A stretch of Aerococcus christensenii DNA encodes these proteins:
- the rplE gene encoding 50S ribosomal protein L5, with product MTNRLKEKYLNEVKTALTEKFNYTSPMQVPKVEKIVLNMGVGDAVQNSKNLENAVEELTKIAGQSPIITRAKKSIAGFRLREGMAIGTKVTLRGERMYDFLDKLINVSLPRVRDFRGISKRSFDGRGNYTLGVREQLIFPEIDFDDVDKVRGLDIVIVTTANTDEESKELLAQLGMPFQK from the coding sequence ATGACAAATCGTTTAAAAGAAAAATATCTAAACGAAGTTAAAACAGCTTTAACTGAAAAGTTTAATTATACTTCACCAATGCAAGTCCCTAAAGTAGAAAAGATCGTTCTTAATATGGGTGTTGGTGACGCTGTTCAAAATTCTAAAAACTTAGAAAACGCAGTGGAAGAATTAACAAAAATTGCAGGTCAAAGCCCAATTATTACACGTGCTAAGAAATCTATCGCTGGTTTCCGGTTACGTGAAGGTATGGCTATCGGAACTAAAGTTACCTTGCGTGGTGAACGCATGTATGACTTCTTAGACAAGTTAATTAACGTTTCACTTCCTCGTGTGCGTGATTTCCGTGGAATTAGTAAACGCTCATTTGATGGACGCGGAAACTATACTTTAGGTGTTCGTGAGCAATTAATTTTCCCTGAAATTGATTTTGATGATGTTGATAAAGTTCGTGGATTAGACATTGTTATTGTAACCACAGCAAATACTGACGAAGAATCTAAAGAATTATTGGCACAACTTGGAATGCCATTCCAAAAATAG
- a CDS encoding type Z 30S ribosomal protein S14 → MAKKAMIEKNKRKPKYSTQAYTRCERCGRPHSVYRKFKLCRICLRDLAHKGQLPGVKKASW, encoded by the coding sequence TTGGCTAAAAAAGCAATGATCGAAAAGAACAAACGTAAACCAAAATATTCAACACAAGCTTATACGCGTTGTGAACGTTGTGGACGTCCACATTCAGTTTACCGTAAATTCAAATTATGCCGTATTTGTCTTCGTGATCTTGCCCATAAAGGACAACTGCCAGGAGTTAAGAAGGCTAGCTGGTAA
- the rpsH gene encoding 30S ribosomal protein S8 has translation MVLTDPIADFLTRIRNANMVRHESFEVPASKMKESIAKILEREGYIKGYEVIEDGKQNIMRIFMKYGQNNERVITNLKRISKPGLRVYAQSDEIPKVLNGLGLAIVSTSEGVITDKEARQKHVGGEVLAYVW, from the coding sequence ATGGTATTGACAGATCCAATCGCGGACTTCTTGACACGTATTCGTAATGCAAACATGGTGCGTCATGAATCATTTGAAGTTCCAGCATCTAAAATGAAAGAATCAATCGCAAAGATTTTGGAAAGAGAAGGCTATATTAAAGGCTACGAAGTCATTGAAGATGGTAAGCAAAATATTATGCGTATTTTCATGAAATATGGCCAAAATAATGAACGTGTAATCACAAACTTAAAACGTATTTCTAAACCAGGTTTACGTGTTTATGCGCAAAGTGATGAGATTCCTAAAGTCTTAAATGGATTAGGGCTTGCGATTGTCTCCACATCAGAAGGCGTTATTACAGATAAAGAAGCTCGCCAAAAACATGTTGGTGGGGAAGTATTAGCTTACGTATGGTAA
- the rplF gene encoding 50S ribosomal protein L6, producing the protein MSRIGKKPVEVPSDVTVEMNGHTVTVKGPKGELTRVFSTLVDIKEDGNHYTFEPINNTKEASSMHGTARSIFFNMVQGVHAGYTKELELTGVGYRAQLQGTKLVLQVGLSHHVEFEAPEGISFEVPSNTEIKVHGADKEKVGELAANIRAVRKPEPYKGKGIHYVGEHIRRKEGKTGK; encoded by the coding sequence ATGAGTCGTATTGGTAAAAAGCCAGTCGAAGTGCCTAGTGACGTAACCGTTGAAATGAATGGGCATACAGTTACCGTTAAAGGGCCTAAAGGTGAATTGACTCGTGTATTTAGTACATTAGTTGATATTAAAGAAGACGGTAATCATTATACATTCGAACCAATTAATAATACGAAAGAAGCAAGTTCCATGCATGGAACTGCTCGTTCTATTTTCTTTAACATGGTGCAAGGCGTTCACGCTGGATACACAAAAGAATTAGAATTGACAGGGGTTGGGTATCGTGCCCAATTACAAGGAACTAAATTAGTTTTACAAGTTGGTTTATCCCATCATGTAGAATTTGAAGCTCCAGAAGGAATTTCCTTTGAAGTACCAAGCAATACAGAAATTAAAGTTCATGGTGCTGATAAAGAAAAAGTTGGTGAACTTGCAGCAAATATTCGTGCAGTTCGTAAACCTGAGCCTTATAAAGGTAAAGGAATTCACTATGTTGGTGAACATATTCGTCGTAAAGAAGGTAAAACTGGTAAGTAA